From the genome of Nitrosopumilus sp., one region includes:
- a CDS encoding biofilm-associated protein produces the protein MNKSSARGIFLSVALLLSITLFTIPSNVYGDEITVKSIALEETTILELTNDSDENVDSLRIWLGNDFNFESFKTEKGWIGERTPQGVIIFTSSESINPGESVKFGVKTDKSNPGINWKAVNNKDVQIDTGKSIADELSIVIENTIPNQDLKNTGKGISTDSIFKIVPEKPNIGSTIRVTGDNFGTSQEFDFYISTKKIGTFETDEKGHFMTTMKIPSEQKAVRTDFKVMDKEGEERKISLRIGEIENRIPDSQNIPLTVKGISDIIHRGDFLEIFGTGDPGSAITTEITTSEDEVINSRTAEIDSKGNWKLEEPIVVPLDTPFGKYSATITDGRESKIIYWTVETDKKIIISPVNLKFEPGEIMKFSGTALPNKPIEIILEDPLGKEIFSKIIQIEDSGIVEFEFPTSQNTPEGTYTLIATQDNNKEFSHAGLGQLPSIPVNLEFDKLSYKTGDTAVITLIGKASEIISLLIIDPSDNPIGETISITLQEDGRATHSISLKGFSSGIYNAVVSKGSSQSSEVFTVGLQTGSGQIKINTTKEDYHSGDSILILGDTLANSLLTITMVNPDGDEIKTRETFSDKNGKISESTFRIPSDIVAGIWTITAKSGSNFDSIEIKVHAISQDGMIIQVEAGTDIPGYGKTINIHVIGAKQTVSLEIIANDGEIIEELSFPASAEGEINQPWVIPKDTEPGTYTIKVSDAFNTAEAEFEIQ, from the coding sequence ATGAATAAATCCTCAGCTAGAGGAATTTTCCTTTCCGTTGCATTGTTACTTTCAATTACATTATTTACAATTCCATCAAATGTGTATGGTGACGAAATTACAGTCAAAAGCATAGCATTGGAAGAGACAACAATATTAGAATTAACAAACGATTCAGATGAAAATGTAGATAGTCTAAGAATTTGGCTAGGAAATGATTTCAATTTCGAATCTTTCAAAACTGAAAAAGGATGGATAGGGGAAAGAACACCACAAGGTGTGATTATTTTTACATCATCAGAATCAATTAATCCTGGCGAGTCAGTAAAATTTGGAGTAAAAACTGACAAATCCAATCCAGGGATTAATTGGAAAGCAGTAAACAACAAAGATGTACAAATTGATACAGGTAAGTCCATTGCAGATGAATTATCAATAGTAATTGAAAATACAATACCAAATCAGGACTTAAAAAATACAGGTAAAGGGATTTCAACCGACTCAATATTTAAAATAGTTCCAGAAAAACCAAACATCGGATCAACAATAAGAGTTACAGGAGATAATTTTGGTACGTCACAAGAATTTGACTTTTACATAAGTACAAAAAAAATTGGCACTTTTGAAACAGATGAAAAAGGTCATTTTATGACCACAATGAAAATTCCATCTGAACAAAAAGCAGTCAGAACCGATTTCAAAGTAATGGATAAAGAAGGGGAAGAGAGAAAAATTAGCCTCAGAATAGGTGAAATTGAAAATAGAATTCCAGATTCACAAAATATACCACTTACAGTAAAGGGAATTTCAGATATTATCCACAGAGGTGATTTCTTAGAAATTTTCGGTACAGGAGACCCGGGTAGTGCAATAACGACTGAAATTACAACATCAGAAGATGAAGTTATCAATTCCAGAACAGCAGAAATAGACAGTAAAGGTAATTGGAAATTAGAAGAACCCATAGTTGTACCATTAGATACTCCGTTTGGCAAATACAGTGCAACCATCACAGATGGACGAGAAAGTAAAATAATATACTGGACAGTGGAGACAGATAAAAAAATAATCATATCTCCAGTAAATTTAAAATTTGAGCCAGGAGAAATAATGAAGTTTAGCGGTACAGCTTTACCAAACAAGCCAATTGAAATCATTCTAGAAGATCCTCTTGGAAAAGAAATTTTTTCAAAGATCATACAAATTGAAGACTCAGGGATTGTAGAATTTGAATTCCCAACTTCACAAAATACACCAGAGGGAACATACACGCTAATTGCCACTCAAGATAACAACAAAGAATTCAGCCATGCAGGATTAGGACAACTACCATCAATTCCAGTTAACTTAGAATTTGACAAACTTAGTTATAAAACAGGAGATACTGCCGTAATTACACTGATAGGAAAAGCATCAGAAATTATAAGTCTGCTCATCATAGATCCTTCGGACAATCCTATAGGAGAAACTATATCCATCACATTGCAAGAAGATGGACGTGCAACACATTCGATAAGTCTAAAGGGGTTTTCATCAGGAATTTACAATGCCGTAGTTAGCAAAGGCAGTTCGCAGAGTTCAGAAGTTTTCACAGTTGGACTTCAAACAGGTTCCGGACAAATTAAAATTAACACTACAAAAGAAGATTATCATTCAGGGGATTCAATATTAATTTTAGGCGACACGTTAGCTAATTCACTTCTTACAATAACCATGGTTAATCCAGATGGCGATGAAATCAAAACTAGAGAAACATTCTCAGACAAAAACGGAAAAATTTCTGAGAGTACATTTAGAATACCATCAGACATAGTTGCAGGAATATGGACAATTACTGCAAAGAGTGGATCAAACTTTGACAGCATAGAAATAAAAGTTCATGCAATAAGCCAAGACGGAATGATCATACAAGTAGAAGCAGGAACAGATATTCCAGGATATGGGAAAACAATAAACATACACGTCATAGGAGCAAAACAGACAGTCTCACTTGAAATCATCGCAAATGATGGAGAAATTATCGAGGAACTCTCATTCCCAGCATCCGCCGAAGGAGAAATAAACCAGCCATGGGTCATTCCCAAAGACACGGAACCAGGAACATATACAATAAAAGTTTCAGACGCTTTCAACACTGCAGAAGCAGAATTTGAAATTCAATAA
- a CDS encoding adenine phosphoribosyltransferase, whose product MNLKDKIADYPDFPKKGILFRDFSPILKDPSALSFMADEFSKHFHPNDIDVFAGIESRGFILASVLASRYNKGMIMIRKVGKLPGKTTKLAYTIEYGKDTIEIQKDIIKEGEKILICDDLLATGGTAQASAKLIEKNGGKISGFAFIIELTDLNGIKEISNYNCKSLVKY is encoded by the coding sequence ATGAATTTAAAAGACAAAATTGCAGACTACCCAGACTTTCCTAAAAAAGGCATTTTATTTAGAGATTTTAGTCCGATTTTAAAAGATCCATCAGCCCTATCATTCATGGCAGATGAATTTTCAAAACATTTTCATCCAAATGACATAGATGTCTTTGCAGGAATTGAATCCAGAGGATTCATTTTGGCATCAGTTTTGGCATCAAGGTACAACAAAGGCATGATAATGATTAGAAAGGTGGGAAAACTACCTGGAAAAACTACAAAGTTGGCATATACAATAGAATATGGTAAAGACACCATAGAAATTCAAAAAGACATCATAAAAGAAGGAGAAAAAATACTGATATGTGATGATTTACTCGCAACTGGGGGTACAGCACAAGCATCTGCAAAATTAATTGAGAAAAATGGTGGGAAAATATCAGGATTTGCATTCATAATTGAATTGACGGATCTTAATGGAATTAAAGAAATCAGCAACTACAATTGTAAATCATTGGTGAAGTATTGA
- a CDS encoding S-methyl-5'-thioadenosine phosphorylase yields MKENAEIGIFGGTGIYDSGILENPHEIDIDTPYGKPSDKITVGIFNGRKIAFLPRHGKKHTIPPHMINFKANIWAFKELGITRIIAPSAVGSLKEELEPGHFALPTQFLDFTKSRDGSFSEEGRVIHISVADPFCPELQSSILQITEKQGLEIHKDCTYVCIEGPRFSTKAESKFYKTTGADIIGMTLVPECQLAREAQMCYASISTVTDYDVWAEKPVTAKEVIETLSKNVEKTKKILTELIDRIPKTRRCSCEKALAEAEF; encoded by the coding sequence ATGAAAGAAAATGCCGAGATAGGGATTTTTGGAGGTACAGGAATTTATGATTCGGGCATACTGGAAAATCCTCACGAAATAGACATCGATACACCTTACGGAAAGCCATCAGATAAAATAACAGTCGGAATATTCAATGGAAGAAAAATTGCATTCCTTCCAAGACATGGAAAAAAGCACACCATCCCACCACATATGATCAATTTTAAAGCAAATATTTGGGCATTTAAGGAATTAGGGATTACTAGAATCATAGCACCTTCAGCAGTGGGGAGTCTCAAAGAAGAGTTAGAACCAGGACATTTTGCATTGCCTACACAATTTTTAGACTTTACAAAGTCGAGAGACGGTTCATTTTCAGAAGAAGGAAGAGTTATCCATATTTCAGTGGCGGATCCTTTTTGTCCGGAATTACAATCATCAATACTTCAGATCACAGAGAAACAGGGTTTAGAAATACACAAAGATTGCACATATGTTTGCATTGAAGGTCCACGATTTTCAACCAAAGCAGAATCTAAATTCTATAAAACTACAGGTGCAGACATTATTGGAATGACCCTAGTTCCCGAATGTCAGCTTGCAAGGGAAGCCCAAATGTGCTATGCATCCATCTCAACAGTCACAGATTATGATGTTTGGGCTGAAAAGCCAGTTACAGCTAAAGAAGTGATTGAGACGCTTTCAAAAAACGTGGAGAAAACAAAAAAGATACTTACAGAATTAATAGACAGAATACCTAAAACGAGAAGATGTTCATGTGAAAAAGCACTGGCAGAAGCAGAATTTTAG
- a CDS encoding tyrosine-type recombinase/integrase gives MQIQSSQDKVTRFLERKFRVSQSLSTKNGYNSAIQKFINFLEVRYGFGLLEILKEIESKNRDPVDVLDDFYSFLSQYRRENSEKVGYSNHTICDYIIVTKEFLNGEGCKIYNEDIRQKFRLPRKTHVYEKGLTKETINRVIRLANPKIAAAILISCSSGMRIGEITQLRLADVDLTQNPVTITVRAETTKTRETRITHMTSEAASALKDHISRQTPPKKNEDYLFLMQHEDRLLRLNDRRTKNQYSNNGLRKMDQKNIKILESNLKNISKQERYAKSVLSTNHNLEKQLSTLIKKIPELNLKNENGRSSIHFHAFRAWFKTQVTDAHQSDFAEALMGHKSLKLVYYRQNDKVRAKTYLDVEYAITISDTEKIDRNYSNMQKDNSELRGIVDSLSKQLRNLEKRIELK, from the coding sequence ATGCAGATTCAGAGCAGTCAAGACAAAGTGACCAGATTCCTTGAGAGAAAGTTTAGAGTATCTCAAAGCCTGTCTACGAAAAACGGCTACAATTCAGCAATTCAGAAATTTATCAATTTCCTGGAGGTTCGATACGGTTTTGGTTTATTGGAAATTTTAAAAGAGATAGAATCCAAAAATAGGGATCCAGTTGATGTCTTGGATGATTTCTATTCCTTTTTGTCACAATACAGACGAGAAAACTCCGAGAAGGTAGGGTACAGCAACCATACGATATGTGACTACATTATAGTGACAAAGGAGTTTCTAAATGGGGAAGGCTGTAAAATTTACAATGAGGATATCAGACAGAAGTTCAGACTTCCGCGTAAGACACATGTCTACGAAAAGGGACTGACAAAGGAGACCATCAACAGAGTCATCAGACTCGCAAACCCCAAGATTGCAGCAGCCATATTGATTTCATGCTCTAGTGGCATGAGAATAGGTGAAATCACACAGTTAAGGCTAGCAGATGTCGATTTGACTCAAAATCCAGTCACGATCACAGTAAGGGCAGAAACTACAAAGACCAGAGAGACCAGGATAACCCACATGACATCAGAGGCGGCCAGTGCCTTGAAGGATCATATTTCCAGACAAACACCTCCAAAGAAAAACGAGGATTATCTATTTTTAATGCAGCATGAAGACAGACTCTTGCGTCTAAATGACAGACGAACCAAAAATCAATACAGTAACAACGGTCTTAGAAAAATGGACCAGAAGAACATCAAGATTTTAGAATCCAACCTCAAAAACATTTCAAAACAAGAACGATATGCAAAGAGTGTGTTATCCACAAATCACAATCTAGAAAAGCAGCTATCAACTCTGATTAAGAAAATTCCCGAACTGAATTTAAAAAATGAGAACGGCAGAAGTTCGATTCATTTTCATGCATTTAGGGCATGGTTTAAGACACAGGTCACTGATGCCCACCAGTCAGACTTTGCCGAAGCATTGATGGGACACAAGTCACTCAAGCTTGTATACTATAGGCAAAATGACAAAGTACGGGCCAAAACATATCTTGATGTGGAATATGCAATTACAATATCAGATACTGAAAAGATTGATAGAAACTATTCAAACATGCAAAAAGATAATTCAGAACTAAGAGGTATTGTTGATTCGTTGTCAAAACAGCTAAGAAATCTAGAAAAAAGAATTGAGTTAAAATAA